AATGGTTGAAGATACTTATAcgcttttttgtgtgttttcttattgtAACCAAAATAACCTTTGTTGATCCGGCTAtaatgatttttcatgattgtttgtgttcattttaatctttagtataaccattttaattttatcatttgttataacTATCATCAGTATCATTTTTGTATCATTTGGGTTACGGTGATGATCGTGCATGAGTAtcttcacaatcatcatcaccatcatcatcatcatgatcataatcttcatcatcatgatcataatcttcatcatcatcaacattatcatcatcctaatcatcaccgtccactactaccactaccaccgccaccaccatcatcattataataattatcttcatcattatcatcatcatcatcatcattatcatcatcatcatcatcttcatcatcaacattatcatcatcctaatcatcatcaccgtccactactaccactaccaccatcatcatcattataatcattatcatattcatcatcataatcaccatcaccatcctcgtcatcatcatcatcattttcttcatcatcatcaccatatcatcatcatcatcatcatcataatcatcatcaccatcatcatcatcatcatcatcatcatcatcaacaacattatcatcaccatcatatcattatcatcatcatcatcatcataatcatcatcaccatcatcatcaacaacaacattatcatcaccatcatatccTAATTATCATCACCTTCTActgccaccaccatcaccaccgtcatcatcatcatcattatcattatcatcatcaccatcatcatcataataatcatcatcgtcaccgtcttcgacatcatcatcatcatcaccaccaccaacaccaccaccttctaccccctcctcctccttatATCATCATCAACGACATCATTACTGTGTTTTTACCACTGCTTTCATCTGTCTGTAGGACTAAATGACTTCAAGGGAGAGGTACTCCACACCCATGATTATCTCATCCCTGATAAATACCGAGGAAAACGGATCGTGGTCGTCGGCATGGGAAACTCTGGGGTCGATGCGGCGGTTGAACTCGGTAGAGTGGCTTCAAAGGTAAAAACGATAATCGTAATTAGAAGTCTTTATATTTTGTCAGTGATGGTGGTCTTGTCGCATGTTCTTCCTTTAATAGAATGAATCTACATCAAAAAGTTGTGAGCTTGAAATTACAGTAACTACTATCTCGACTTAATAACGACGCCGATATGCTTCCctcgggtttttttttcttctcctcctttttaCCTTCAGTTGTTCTTGAGCACGAGGAGTGGAGCCTGGATCACTCTTAGAATGGTCGATAGATGTTTACCTGGTGATCTAGTGAATAGATTCAATAGATCATACCCTCTCTGGTTTCAAGACTACTACGCTAGGACCATTAGCATGTAAGTCCAGACACAGTTCATCCTCCATTTGTATAAAGGCAACTCCTGCCGTAGCAGACCCCCActcaaatgaaaatgtattttttgttgtaaaaatacccCCAAAGTTGTTTGCCccttgtgtaaaaaaaaatgggtgcgATTTTAATGATGACCTTTGTGTCGTTGTTTTTGTTGCTTGTCAGaatgttttgaagaaaaagtgCCATTCCATATTTCTGATCATCTCAGATCATTGTTGTGGCGAGTGTGGCAAGTGAAGGTAAAGAAGGTCTAATTGTAAAAGGACATTAGTGCCTTGGTGGAATTCGAATCTCAAGACTCTGAGACATAGCCCCATTGCAGCTTGAACAAGACACCTTTAAACCTCCCTTGCTTGGAACGGGTGACCCATGGCCATGATATTCTACACAAATATGACACGAATCTAAAATAACCTATTTTATCCAGATAGCTAGTCATTTTCTCTACTAGAATATATTGCCATTTTGCCTATGTGTTGCCCTGGGCTATGAAGCTTCAGGTGCTATGGCAGCTAACAATGAACACGGTCCCTGTGCACATAAAAGAACAAACGTTTACACCAATGATGCAGTGTGCATTATACATAATCCTCTAAGAATTGAGTCGATTTTGAATATGTGGAAAGCACATGTTTGGCAAGTAAGAGGTTAAAGCGTCTTCATGAATGTAATTCAAAAGTCACTTTACCAGGGAGATGGAAGGAAGGGCGAAATTACCTCTTTTCTcaattgaatgaaattttaagttaAAAGACCTTTTATAGCgctctttttaatgattttcattctTCTCTCATCCATTATTTCCACTtttctccatttctttctctttctttttattttgtcactACTTGATAATTCATAGAGGATGGTCGCTCCCAACCCCTGTAGGCtgaccattctttttttttccagggacgtgcatgtcattttcatttccagtATGTAGCGCTGAAAAATGCATAGTCATTTTCTGGGGAGGGGTCAAcgagcatacatgtacattcgaAACGCTCAACGTGCTCAATCGGTTATTATCCCTATTTACATTCATGGGTCGAATATTAAGCTCAAAATATCACAGACTCTGTTGTTTGGAAGTCCAAAGTATGACAGCTATATCACACGGcatgatatgaaataaatgatatacaCAGTATCTAAATCCGTAACCATTGACGGCCTTTGGGGCACTGAACTCACTGCGCATTGAATCTTCTGATATATATATACGCATGATGTGCATTTTAATAGTCTTGATGTGGATGaaaaatttacatttacattaaataatctgaaaaacattgtgtattttgtaaaaaaaaatgatgttcaTGTGATCTCTGTTGAAAACTACATAGTAGAAGcacacttatttatttttttcttgttaaagTGTGGTCTGAAAGTTGCAATGCTGAATCGTGTTAACAGCTATGGTATCTCAACGATACACACAATGACAAAATGGCAAGATGATGATTAGTAGGCTATTTCATTCGGGATATTTCACTCTTGAATTGTGTTTGATAGTTTATATCAGTCACATTATAGGAGGAGGCATCTTTTGAGACaatttaaactattttttttagctAGATGAAATCAGAAACGTAAATGGGATCATTGACATTCCAAAAAGGGTTTGACAAAAATGGAAGAGTTATCAAAATGTTGTTTGTTCTAATCATAAATTAGGAATCGCGTTGACCACGAGTTCCTCGGTATTAAGCCCAACTTCAGCATCACCGCCGCCCATCCTACCGTCAACGATGACCTCCCCGGCTGCATCGCCAGCGGCTTCGTCAACATCAAGCCAAACGTCCGTCGATTCACGGAAAGGGGCGTGGTCTTCGATGACGGCTCTGAAGAAGCTCTCGACGTGGTCGTCCTCGCGACGGGATACAAGATCGCCTTTCCTTACATTCCACAGAGCGTCCTCCCTATCAATGATAACCACGTGGAGATGTATAAGTTTGTGTTTAATCCCGAGCATAGGCATCCGACCATGGCCGTACTGGGCATGGTTCAACCCATTGGGCCCATAATGCCCGTGTCTGAGCTTCAAGCCCGCTGGGCCTCTAGAGTCTTTAAAGGTAGGTAGGACCGAAAATTTAGAGGAAACAAGTGATTGCAAGTTACGTCTTGTCCGCTGATGGAGATAAATATGAtgttaatgattatgatgatggcaattatgatgatgatgacagtggtggtgatgattgcgacgacgacgacgacgacagtgacgatgataatggtggCGACGACGATGATAACTGATGATGATGTGGTTgttgataatgacgatgatgatgatggcgacgacgacgacgatgatgatgttgttgatgacgatgaaatcgacgatgatgatgatgaagatggtgatgacgataataatgacaataataggcCTCATAATTAACCTTATGATAATTAGTAATGTTATCAGTTATAATCTTCATACATTATCACAATATGGTTGTATCAGGtattttgtcctttttgttaCAGGTATCAACCAACTGCCTTCTAGAGAAGTCATGACGAAACAAATTAAGAAGAGAAACGACGACATGGCAAAAAGATACAAGAAATCTCCAAGACACACAATTCAGGTGcataaatcatattcatttttaaaaatataatttcgaTTGCCTAAATTCTGAATTCTTCTCGTGTTTTAAAGGTATTGGACGTTTGAAAGAAACAGCTTTGAGACCAAACCCGTTGGCTTATCGTAAACAAGTTCAACAGTTCAATCAAAATTAGAAAGCAACACCAGAATAGAATACCAAAAACACCCTTGGACAACTTCAGTAACAACGGGAACAAAACTTAATCCGTTTGAATTGATATATCCGGTACAAccgaaaaaataaaataaaaaggcgATTTCATACTTATCCAACAGAACTGCAAAGGCATTGCCTATAAAGATTCAGTTTGTCGAAAGTTTTAAGTAATGTTATCCATGATATCTTTACTAACTTTTAATTACACTCTGCACAGAATAGTACCGGGTTAGATTGACCTGAAACCAGATAGGTTGGCGCCACATCCGATTccggataaaaaaaatataccggGATTACGTCCGATGTAACCATTTCTGCGACAGATTGACCTTCCCTTGTCATACCTGATCTTATtcctgttcatttttttttactcggaACCAGAAGTGGCATCAACGGTCTCGGTTCTAGGTAATCTGACCCGGGATTATTTTCAGAGTGCTTGTGAGAATGTTTTTTTAGGggaatgatattttgattttggCATTTTACAGATTGACGTAATGCCATACATGGACGAAGTCGCTAAAGAGATCAAAGCCAAGCCTAACTTCTTCTGGCTCCTTCTGACCGACCCGGTCCTGGCCTACCACTACCTGTTCTCACCCTTCATCCCAGCCCAGTACCGCGTGACTGGCCCCCATCCTTGGTCCAGGGCCAGGAAGCACATGATGACCGTCTGGCCCAGGATTATGAGGCCTTACAAGACCAGGCACGGCGGGAACGAGTCTATGAAGGTCTTGAAGAGCCAAAGGTCAGGGTTCAGCTTCCTCAAGTTCTTCTTGTTGCTTGGAGCCATCAGCACCTGCGGTTTGGCATTGTACCGTCGACCGACATGGCTCGGGGAACCGATCAATGTCGCCCTGGCTTTCTTCAGACGCTAATTTGCAGGAAGATTACACATTCCGATGGCACGAGGGTATTTTGACTGGGGAAGGGATGGGGTGGCGGTCCTCCCTTCCCTTTGTCGTGTTTGTCTAACTTTCCCCTTCATTTTGGATTGCTTGAAAATGATTGGGGATGGATTGACCCAAACGTGTGGCGCCACCTTGTCGAATCAATATCTTTTGACATTTAACAGACATTATTTGATAGCTCATCAATTTTTGCTTTTGTTTGCTGGTTTTGCTcgcttttcttttattaatgtGCTGAAAGATGTTGATGATAGCACTGATACATtatgatttatcatttatcTTCTGTACGATATAAAGCCATGTTTATGCTCAAGGGCATGAGTTGCCTTATCGGGAgtcgaactccggactttcataattttgttgtaTGTTGCGTGGGTTTTCAGAAAACGTCTGACGCCGAAGTCCAAACTTACAAAGTTACGGACTTACAGAAATCATCATTTCGATGTAACTGTTCTTCGCATGtcatgaacaaaatgtagtaaGTGAACAGATGATGTtatattcccacttttttttattgtattacgTGACGTCTTCATGATTACATTGATTCAAATAATCTGCTCCTGAAATACAAAAGCATGATCTACGTCAAAATGTATGAGATCATCATATTAATTTGGCACTTTTGGTAcactataaaaaatatttagccAATAtagggtaaaatgggaacatgcattttggttgggtaaaaagatattttgtaaaatttacgCAATATTGCGTTGGAATAGCCCTGACGGGGTAAAATTATACGTAGGAAAAATTAATGTTCACTTCCcatccaatattgggtaaaattttactcagtgtttttagagtgtatatttctcatttacatttaaacatgttaaagttgTCTAATTCggatttcataaaatgaaataataatgaaatttggaACTGACGTGTTAGAATAATTTTACATTTCACCCAATTTTTCACTACACTTTGATTGCTCACAAGACCGCTGAAAATTGTCTTTAAAAACtttccaaaaaataaaatatcgtAGTGGCTtcctttgaaatttgaatatgcatacataattaTCCCAGGAGTTAATTTACACCttgtatgaaaataaaacatattttagatTGTGTTGAAAACATTGCAAAGTAGGTGCACTGACATTGTACTAATGAGATTCAGGAATGATACGCTCGACACTAGCACAGCCACTTTTTGGGCTATTCCCTTTACTCCTAGTTATCTGGGAACGGGGTCAATCAATATCCCTTTTTCCTTCTTAAGAAGATGATTTACTTTGTTCTTTAATTCTTTGTAACTTTTCCATGATGAGGCATCAACTTTCTTCAGCGCCCAATCATTAAGCATGATCTCTTTCTTGCATCATTTCAATATTAATGGCATCATTAAGGGCACCCATTTTTTCGTATTCTTTTTTTCACAGATCGgcataattatgtttatcaaCAGTATGCATATGGGGTTAGATAATGGTTAGATAATGGTCACAGGTCATTCATACTTGCCTTTTTTAACACCTGTCTCAGAAAATAATTCTGGATTTGTGACAAAAACCAAGTCAATAACTGAGCGTGAAATTTGAGTGATACGGGTAGGTACGTCAACCAATTTAGATCATATAACTCAAATATAGGAATTGTAATTTGTctgaatttgtatattttatgtcACACATGAAGTTGCaattaaaatctgaaaaaatagTGCAACATGTAAGACATGTAGGTCTATCTAGTTTCTCAAATTAATATATTGTCGAAATCGGTGGTCTAAATTTCGAACCTACTATATATTATATAGTACACTGTACAAACTGGTGTTAAaattgacaccaattggtgttaatagaggaccacactctgaagtgttaaaataacaccctagagattgaatataacaccaaGGAGTGTAattgtaacaaccataggtgttgtaataacacctataggtgtaaaactaacaccaccaatttaacaccggtgtaaaataactggtgtggtcctctatgtacaccggttaacaccacagtttttgctgtgtaggttCGAAATCGGAGTTTTGTGTGGATGACACAGACAGGGCTCcacaaacaagcatttcaggTCATCACAGTTCAAATCATGACTTTGTTTGAAATCGTAGGGCCTACTTATTTGTGATTGGTGATTCtttacctggtgggtgtttcataaagctgttcgtaagttaacagcgactttaagaacgactggtgatcctttattgtggtaaatggtatattcatggGCGACGGTTAAGCGCGtgagaaaggttcaccagtcgttcttaaagagCCATTAGTGGGACACCACATTCCCTACCAGACAGTCACAGATCTCTCGACACACCATGATGGTCGGAGCTTACCCACAGCAACCGATTAAGAAAGACATATCGTCCCAAGAGGGCGGTCTCTGTCACCAACTCAATCCTTTCTGCTGGACATGCTGAATGATACTTCGCACTCTTGATTTCGATGTATCTCTCATTCCCGGTGACTATCTTCACTACAACAATATTCACGTCGTGGTGATTGTTGAAAACCTTACCATTACCAATCAAGGTTCCCGGCATCTTTTCGATGTTGGAATGGGTTATCCGATACTTTCTTTGATTCCTCTCGATTTCGAGAAGGTatcttttttaaacaagtgcacatgCACCtatagttaccaataatgcatatagcatttcaatttatttgaaagcaggataaaagagcattgcagattaaatgccttgctcacggtaATAGGTGCCacggccgggaatcgaaccccagactttccatgtatagccaggcgcgtTAGACCACGCGGCCACGACATCGCCTGTATACTTCGATTCCTACATGCGGTATCGGTTCTTTCGTCAAGGACAGGGAAAAGAGTTCCTCATCTACCAGTTCAGCAAAGAATGCAGCCCATTAGACGCGGCTACCTACGGGTGCGACATCCAGGATGGCTGGGTGTGGTTGATCTACATTCGTCCTCACCGACCGGTCACCATATCCAACTTCGACTTGAGAACGACAAAGGTCTTCACTGAGGTACATCAGATTCTTTACTTTCTTACCAGCCTGCGTTGCCTGACCTACCACAACAGTAGGGTCGTCTGCATCAAGGATCACAAACTGCTACTCAAAGATAACGAGCGCCGGGTTCAGGTTTCGCGCTTCCggtcatgcatgtttgtttaacattttgttttagatatgaatgtatattcataaattcattgatttattgacaatttggtgtgttctccctTATTTACAGAGGACATTTTGGAAATTTCCTGTAGAACAataatgacactgatggatttccatagagttacgattgattggatcaatcgtaactcatttgtaagacggggcccggATATGCAGGGATGGGAATGACAGAGGTAGATTAACCACAAGTTTGTGAATATGTGTCGTTAGATCTTTGCGTGGAAACGTGAAAGATGGGGTCAAATATGATCTAGTAGAATAAACAATTGTATCATGACTAGCTGCAACAACTAATTATGGCCTTTCATTAAAGGAGTTTGAACTTAACAAGGGGCAGTACAGCCACATAGCATTTGGAGGGGCGGGAAGAGGCGAGCTAACAGTGATTTTAATTTagggataataataattatacttgcttatatagcgcttaatacttactttgtcagaagtctctaagcgctctacagtatatgcagcataattaccctggctttagcagtgcagctgttacgcgcgctgcgtttcaaggaataaattcctgccaggtacccattgcctcacctgagttgagtgcagcacattgtggatcaatttcttgctgaaggaaattacgccatggttgggattcgaacccacgaccctctgtttcagagtccggagactaatccactgggccacaacgctccaggGATGTGACGACTCGGCACTCCTTTCTTCTCCTTCCCTTCCCCCTTACTTCCTTCTTTGTGTCCCCCCCTCCACCCCAGCACATTTTGGATCATGGAGGAAGGtccccgacccccccccctctttgacTCCGCCCATATTGACCATTGACTTTGGACCGTGGACTTAATGTGGACACAATCAATATTGTGAATCGCTCCGGTGGTAAAGAAACTAGTTCACTAGCAATATCTCGAAAATTTTAAACAGATGTCTTTCGAACAATAATTTATTCTCTCAAAAAGATATGTTAACGACCAATTGTggaaaatcattttgaatttgTGTTGTCCATTATGTCCAGTTACCAAGTGGAATTTGATTAAATTATGTGACCGAAAGATGTGCTATAACAAGGGTCTCCATACGAGCTATTTATTGTGGAacgctgtgtgcacctgaaatcggtagcctagcttagcagggaaatagcagggcccgcggctgagagaacagtttttggaactgaagtggctaccctgggtaaatatgccgttatcattattataaacattatcattattattattattaattgccAGTGGACGAGCCTTTTTGtctctattttttcataaaCCAATATTAAGATTGAGAACGattaaagttttgattttgtttcgtAATAATACGCGAGCAGCTGCCAAATATATGTCAGTCAGGTTTCATAAAATTCCTTTTCATTACTTGATTATTTTATAGAAACGTTTAGGTATATGAAATAATATGTCTGATAACATTGAATACACTGGtaaaaccattttaaatttcataaaatacccaacattttgttaaaattatatTACACGACAATAATTATGGGGTAACTGCTCACACGTGACATCACAAAATCAGCactaactttgttattattaagGGAATTTGGTCAAACTTTCATTGGCATGTTTCATTCTCTTCTCTGCTATTATCAGAGGACGAACTTCCCCTTTATCAATACGAGTAAATAGCTAAAATAAAATTCttgtaaaaatgtaaatagaAATCATCTTAGGTCATCCATGCATCAAGTCCCAACGCAGTTAATATTTGTGTAATAATGATCAATAGAATAAAAACATCCACTGTAGTGGAGGCTTTCTCGTTCCCACACTTGAATGCAGTTAAATGCtgtgcaatatacatgtatattgaccTATATCAAGTTCAACCAAttccttttgaaaattttagtATGATTTCATTGTCCTGACCACACTACACCTATTGAATCTGCGGTTCCGTATTGTTCCTCAAAGCAATTACATAAGCACCTATATCATCTACAGAGTAAAGTATTTACTTAGTCACAATCATTAGATACATGTTGGTAATTTGATTGCGTTTAATTAAGATCGTGGCCGACGATGCGTTGTTCCTGTTGTCATGGAGACGATTAAAGAGAATGATAAGCGCGCGGTTTCTGTGACGCGTTTCAGTCCAATTCACTTCTCTATATTACGCACGTAATTGAACAGGGCAAATTGTGCTCGTTCCCTCTTGAAAATCCATTCAGGTggatatttcaattaatttccaaTAAATTGCACTtcctttaataattcatgtaattaaatataaaataccAAGTTAACTTAGCATTATACCGCGTTAAGTGCACAGTGTCGATTGGTCGCCTTGATGACTCGCATTCTCTGGTAACACGGCGTATACGACAGTTTCCACGAGGTATATTTTTCCAATATACTACGACATCGTTGGGCAAATTTTGGTTAGGGTCTGCCCCGTTGGTTGCCCTTAAACACGGCGTATGGCAAACTTCGATAAATATAGAAAGTAAACGACTTCCATTGcttttcaaaaaaaagaaattgtttgattgattgattgaattattgtgtttcatttcatattcaacaaAAGAATGTAAGGCGAAACAACAAATTATAGagaaatgaaaaacagaaaTGTGATTTTACACATGGAAGAAATGCAGCATACTATAAATCCGGAAGAAGcagttttatttcaaactttcaaaagAATCAATGGGCCTATTTTTCGTCTGATTCAAATGAATGGAGTCCaacattctttttcatgacATTTATGCATTAACTTCAACCTGACTCCATGATAACAACAACTGCTAAACGACGGTATTAAGTTTTTAACTTAAGATTGTCGAATTTCAAAGGTCAAAACCATTGTCAGCAAATATGGAAAGTAAACATCGAACATCAAAGATATGATCTGCGGTCATTATCTGATATTCATGGATAAAATTAACACTAAAAAGGACCAGATTAAAAAGGGCGTTTATATACCtgcagcctgttgcataaaactttatacctgagaaaactccggtaaaaactgaaaactagggtttgtctgatttctgccattgactttaacacagggcaaaaactcaaGTAAAAAATACCTGAGTTTTCttaggtaaaaagttttatgcgaCAGGCCACTGATAAAGATATATGGATTTTTTGCTTCTGCGATGCACGACGCATTCCAGAACATAAACAATGTATTGTGAAATgaccttcatgacaaagaacaacCATGAACTCTTCGTCGAAAATATTGGTGAGTCATAAATGCAGTTCCGTCCTGGCATGAGGACAAACGATATTTGCCATTAttcgtcagctccgaatctTCTGTTCCGTCTCTCCACCAATtctcgacaaagacctcccagctatTAATTGTCATTTCACGGGTATTCATAATACATTACTGTGTTCTCGAATCCGTCGTGCGTCGTTCAGGCGAAAACTTCCTAAAAATAAGCCAGTTCACTGTTAGCTCATGAACAActcttctcaaatgacctttgcgATTTTTCATTGGGATGAGCActaatattttaaaatgaagatGTTGAGTATGCTTTCCCGGCAAACCATTCAAATTATAAGAAGGAAAGGCATTGTATAATAGACctgggacccgtttcataaagaacctacaactgttgtaactttgccattatggcaactaccatggtaacagggctcagcggccaatcaaaatcaaggttaacatggtagttgccataattgcaaagttacaacagttgcaactgGTCTTTTATGAATAGTACATCAGGGGTAAAGTttggaaatatgttttttttattgtctgcgTTTAGCACATTTGATTTTTGTCCAAGATCTGTGATTAtgaagatttgtttttttctcttcagcttggatgtaatgaaaaagaatattttaaaagtaatacttgaataattggttacacttcgtaattaggaaggttcataattccgaaacacttaaattgcctatacctcgatgttcgttaatccgaaaacgaaaaagggtccattgatccgaacatttgtggcgtaattccgaaggttcgataatccgaaaaggaaatgagagtcgtaattccgaaggttcgttaatccgaaaacaaaatgaggttcgtaattccgaaggttcgttagtccgaaaaacgaaatgaacaacgaacctcatttcgttttcggataaacgaaccttcggaacaacgaacctcatttcgttttcggattaacgaaccttcggaacaacgaaccttattttgctttcggattaacgaaccttcggaatatccgaaccttcggaataacgaagcttcggaattacgaatggatacggaataatcatcaaataacAGATGactatgtcagtgaatttgaaaaccaCATACATGGCTTATCTCAAATGACATTTTACTGCTCGCGCGCAGTTTACAACCGTGAACAGACTCATTGAAAACGAGTCTATATCTCTTTATTATAGATAAAAAAATCAGGGCGgaaatttcaagaatttttgaaCGTTACTCATGATATTATGCAATCATTGTGTACATTTGTTAAATAGGCCTTAGTCATCGATGGACCCTttcgaaataaaacattaatttaaaaaaagcgCTAAATCTCATTTACGGAAAATTAGTCAAATGAaaagcaatatacatgtagtaaatgcACTTTGGTTGGGTTTGCATACCAAACTAGTTTAATTGCCATAACTAAACTTATACCGTACACATTacagtttttattttatttcatctc
This region of Lytechinus variegatus isolate NC3 chromosome 18, Lvar_3.0, whole genome shotgun sequence genomic DNA includes:
- the LOC121432048 gene encoding flavin-containing monooxygenase 5-like codes for the protein MAKRAPAKRVAVIGAGPSGLTAIKACLEEGLEPVCFEKTNTLGGLWYYREDRTELSCVFRSTIINTSKETMCFSDYPIPDDWPNFLHNIKVLEYFKNYAVHFGLLRYITYKTKVNTILPADDFDLTGRWKLSLTTTDDGATRDEIFDAVFICTGHHCTPNIPKFEGLNDFKGEVLHTHDYLIPDKYRGKRIVVVGMGNSGVDAAVELGRVASKLFLSTRSGAWITLRMVDRCLPGDLVNRFNRSYPLWFQDYYARTISMNRVDHEFLGIKPNFSITAAHPTVNDDLPGCIASGFVNIKPNVRRFTERGVVFDDGSEEALDVVVLATGYKIAFPYIPQSVLPINDNHVEMYKFVFNPEHRHPTMAVLGMVQPIGPIMPVSELQARWASRVFKGINQLPSREVMTKQIKKRNDDMAKRYKKSPRHTIQIDVMPYMDEVAKEIKAKPNFFWLLLTDPVLAYHYLFSPFIPAQYRVTGPHPWSRARKHMMTVWPRIMRPYKTRHGGNESMKVLKSQRSGFSFLKFFLLLGAISTCGLALYRRPTWLGEPINVALAFFRR